In one window of Fimbriimonadia bacterium DNA:
- the fliG gene encoding flagellar motor switch protein FliG — protein sequence MRAAHGQLTFRKKAAILLTALGPELAAPVLQQLSEEDAETLAIEIARLEKIEPDVRGEVIEEFHHLCQVQDFIQEGGIHYAEQNLFAAFGPEKANEIVERVKRALQVVPFDFLKNTDPAQLLSFIQDEHPQTIALVLAYVKPAHAAAILGKLSPEIRADVAERLVMMDRTPPDVVHRVESVLQRKLSSVINQDLTSAGGPKTLVEILSWVDRATERTILDGLTETNPELAEEVKNMMFVFEDIVSLDDRAVQQILKEVDMKELATALKGTSDEVQQKIFKNMSERATGQLKEDMEFMGPTRLRVIEEAQQRIVAIIRRLEEAGELEIYRGGEDEVVV from the coding sequence ATGAGGGCGGCGCACGGCCAGCTAACCTTCCGGAAGAAGGCCGCCATTCTGCTGACGGCCCTAGGGCCGGAGCTCGCGGCCCCGGTGCTTCAGCAGTTGTCCGAGGAAGATGCCGAGACCCTGGCGATCGAGATAGCGCGCCTTGAGAAGATCGAGCCGGATGTGCGGGGCGAAGTTATCGAGGAGTTTCATCACCTTTGCCAAGTGCAGGACTTCATCCAGGAGGGCGGGATCCATTATGCGGAGCAAAATCTCTTCGCGGCCTTCGGACCTGAGAAGGCCAACGAGATCGTCGAGCGTGTGAAGCGCGCCCTTCAGGTTGTCCCGTTCGACTTCCTAAAGAACACGGACCCGGCACAGTTACTCAGCTTCATCCAGGACGAGCACCCCCAGACGATCGCTTTGGTACTGGCCTACGTGAAGCCGGCGCATGCCGCAGCGATCCTCGGGAAGCTGTCCCCGGAGATTCGTGCCGACGTCGCCGAGCGCCTCGTGATGATGGACCGTACTCCTCCCGACGTGGTGCATCGCGTGGAGAGTGTGCTTCAGCGGAAGCTCTCCAGTGTGATCAACCAGGACTTGACGAGCGCGGGCGGGCCGAAGACGCTCGTGGAGATTCTCAGTTGGGTGGACCGAGCAACGGAGCGAACTATTCTGGATGGCTTGACGGAGACTAATCCAGAGCTCGCCGAGGAAGTAAAGAACATGATGTTCGTGTTCGAGGACATCGTGTCCCTCGACGACCGGGCGGTGCAGCAGATCCTGAAGGAAGTGGACATGAAGGAGCTCGCGACAGCGCTCAAGGGTACGAGCGACGAGGTACAGCAGAAGATATTCAAGAACATGTCCGAGCGTGCGACCGGGCAGCTCAAGGAGGACATGGAGTTCATGGGCCCGACTCGCCTCAGGGTCATCGAGGAGGCTCAGCAGCGCATTGTGGCCATCATCCGAAGGCTCGAAGAGGCAGGAGAGTTGGAAATCTACCGTGGTGGCGAGGACGAGGTCGTTGTCTAA
- the fliE gene encoding flagellar hook-basal body complex protein FliE yields the protein MRIEDLTRSSLQPAPLRTGNEPAGTDFGKLLMDALKEVNETQLEAGELRTKFADGEPVELHDVMIALEKAGVAIQLAVEVRNKLLEAYQEISRIPV from the coding sequence ATGAGAATCGAAGACCTGACCCGATCGAGCCTTCAGCCGGCGCCCCTTCGCACCGGAAATGAGCCGGCGGGGACGGACTTCGGCAAGCTGCTCATGGACGCCTTGAAAGAGGTCAATGAGACCCAACTCGAGGCGGGTGAGCTGAGAACCAAGTTCGCGGACGGCGAGCCGGTGGAGCTGCATGACGTGATGATCGCCCTGGAGAAGGCCGGCGTCGCGATTCAGCTCGCGGTGGAAGTCCGCAACAAGCTGCTCGAAGCTTACCAGGAAATCAGTCGCATACCGGTCTAG
- the flgC gene encoding flagellar basal body rod protein FlgC, which yields MSLLSSSMAISASGLHAERFRMDVIAHNLANSSTTRTEDGLPFKRRIVRFAEVMDENLRGVQVDRVEEDPSEGPRVFDPGAPGADAEGMVEGANVNPVMEMVDLLSATRAYEANITAFNAAKGMMLNALTIGAT from the coding sequence ATGAGCCTGCTATCGAGCAGTATGGCAATCAGTGCTTCCGGCCTGCACGCTGAGCGATTCCGTATGGACGTAATCGCTCACAACCTCGCGAACAGCAGCACAACGCGCACCGAGGACGGGTTGCCGTTCAAGCGGCGCATCGTCCGCTTCGCAGAGGTGATGGACGAGAACCTGCGAGGCGTGCAGGTGGACCGCGTGGAGGAGGATCCGTCCGAGGGGCCTCGGGTGTTTGACCCAGGGGCTCCGGGCGCCGACGCTGAGGGCATGGTGGAAGGCGCCAATGTCAACCCGGTGATGGAGATGGTAGACCTGCTATCCGCCACGCGTGCCTACGAAGCCAACATCACGGCGTTTAACGCCGCCAAGGGCATGATGCTGAACGCCCTGACCATAGGTGCGACCTAA
- the flgB gene encoding flagellar basal body rod protein FlgB, which produces MLESLFAPTLGELERALGYESTRQRVIAHNIANVNTPGYKAKSIFRLALSQAQSRQNDTHLPNVPSPNVTAPEDERGIPYEIVTSEEPSIRPDGNNVNLESQMVELADAELRYRALTQMASRYFQGLRRVIGGSGR; this is translated from the coding sequence ATGCTGGAGTCCCTGTTCGCCCCTACGTTGGGCGAGCTCGAACGTGCGCTAGGCTACGAGTCCACGCGGCAACGCGTAATCGCTCACAACATCGCCAACGTCAACACTCCTGGCTACAAGGCCAAGAGTATCTTCCGATTGGCGCTGTCCCAAGCCCAGTCACGGCAAAATGACACGCATTTGCCAAACGTGCCTTCACCAAACGTCACAGCGCCCGAGGACGAGCGTGGCATCCCCTACGAGATCGTGACCTCCGAGGAGCCGTCGATTCGGCCTGACGGCAACAACGTCAACCTGGAATCCCAGATGGTCGAGCTCGCCGATGCCGAGCTGCGCTACCGTGCGCTCACTCAGATGGCTTCTCGCTATTTCCAGGGTCTTCGCCGCGTCATCGGCGGCAGTGGGAGGTGA
- the flhA gene encoding flagellar biosynthesis protein FlhA, which yields MATAVVTGVGLNRLLRNTDVIVALGIMVVVGMLVLPLPEWLLDTGFVISLGSAVMIAIMSASVTDPLQFASFPSLLLMSTLLRLALSIAATKLILGSASAGRIIEAFGNFLVGGDMVVGLVAFVILVIVQFVVITNGAGRVAEVVARFTLDAMPGKQMSIDADLNAGLIDENEARERRKQVKQEADFYGAMDGASKFVKGDAIAAILILIVNIVGGFGVGFLRGENDAMTILRTYTLLTVGEGLVAQIPALLVSTAAGLMVTRSGATDSLGTALFSQILAQPRSLMAATGALILLALVPGFPKVPFLAVALVTGILAYWVRPQKQKVAPAPQQTPEKTSTGPEAMLSLVSVDPIELELGYAITRLADPREHGDLADRVSVIRRQIAAELGFVMPSVRIRDNIQLPPNDYVIRIRGERVAGGTAFANQVLAIESGDVTGQVPGSPATEPVFGLPARWIEAGLREQAERSGYTVVDPGGMIATHLTEVVKTHAGELLSRQDVQMLIDHVRRQTPAVVEELIPDVLSLGDVQKVLAHLLRERVPIRDTVTILETLADYGARIKDPEQLGELVRAALSRVITRLYQDEHNTIHVITLDPQVEQMLKESVQQTTFGQMLALDPQVAESLLSHLEKQAENAAVSGNTPVLLCSSSIRLPLRKLVERSIPSLAVVAYNEIVPRTEVNPVGRVAA from the coding sequence ATGGCAACCGCCGTGGTGACGGGTGTCGGCCTCAATCGGTTGTTGCGTAACACCGATGTAATCGTCGCACTCGGCATCATGGTGGTGGTGGGCATGTTGGTGCTACCGCTGCCCGAGTGGCTGTTGGACACGGGGTTCGTGATCAGCCTGGGCAGCGCAGTGATGATTGCCATCATGTCCGCATCGGTCACAGACCCACTGCAGTTCGCCTCGTTCCCCTCCCTACTGCTGATGTCCACGCTGCTGCGCCTTGCCCTGAGCATCGCGGCGACGAAGCTGATCCTGGGCTCCGCCAGCGCAGGTCGTATCATCGAGGCGTTTGGTAACTTTCTCGTCGGCGGAGACATGGTCGTGGGCCTCGTCGCCTTCGTCATCCTGGTCATCGTTCAGTTCGTGGTCATCACGAACGGTGCGGGCCGCGTGGCAGAGGTAGTCGCGAGGTTCACCCTGGACGCGATGCCCGGAAAACAGATGAGCATAGACGCCGATCTGAACGCCGGCCTGATTGACGAGAACGAGGCACGAGAGCGTCGCAAGCAGGTGAAGCAGGAAGCTGACTTCTACGGCGCGATGGACGGCGCGAGCAAGTTCGTGAAGGGCGATGCGATTGCTGCCATCCTGATCCTGATTGTAAACATCGTTGGCGGGTTTGGCGTAGGCTTTCTTCGCGGCGAGAACGATGCGATGACGATTCTGCGGACCTACACGCTGCTGACGGTGGGCGAGGGATTAGTGGCACAGATACCGGCATTGCTCGTGTCCACTGCGGCGGGATTGATGGTTACACGGAGCGGCGCAACCGATTCGCTAGGCACCGCACTCTTCTCCCAGATCCTAGCCCAACCACGATCGTTGATGGCGGCCACGGGAGCGCTGATTCTGCTCGCGCTGGTACCCGGGTTCCCCAAAGTGCCCTTCCTGGCAGTTGCTCTGGTCACCGGCATACTCGCCTATTGGGTGAGACCGCAGAAACAGAAGGTGGCACCGGCACCTCAACAGACACCAGAGAAGACCTCTACAGGCCCAGAAGCGATGCTGTCGCTTGTTAGTGTCGACCCCATCGAGCTCGAGCTGGGGTATGCCATCACGCGATTGGCAGACCCTCGCGAGCACGGGGACTTGGCCGACCGAGTCAGTGTCATTCGGCGCCAGATCGCAGCCGAGCTAGGCTTCGTGATGCCCTCGGTTCGCATTCGCGACAACATCCAACTACCCCCTAACGACTATGTGATTCGCATCCGAGGCGAGCGGGTTGCGGGGGGAACTGCATTCGCAAACCAAGTGCTTGCCATCGAGTCGGGTGACGTGACGGGCCAGGTCCCTGGGAGCCCGGCCACCGAGCCGGTGTTCGGCCTGCCCGCACGTTGGATCGAGGCAGGCCTGCGCGAGCAGGCAGAGCGAAGCGGCTACACAGTGGTAGACCCCGGTGGCATGATCGCCACTCACCTAACGGAAGTGGTGAAGACGCATGCGGGCGAACTGCTCAGCCGACAGGACGTGCAAATGCTCATCGATCACGTGCGTCGGCAGACGCCTGCGGTGGTGGAGGAGTTGATACCCGACGTGCTCTCTCTAGGTGACGTGCAGAAGGTGCTCGCTCACTTGCTGCGCGAGAGGGTGCCCATCCGTGACACGGTCACCATCCTGGAGACACTCGCCGACTACGGAGCTCGCATCAAAGATCCCGAGCAATTGGGAGAACTCGTTCGCGCGGCGCTATCACGGGTTATCACGAGGCTGTACCAGGACGAGCATAACACCATTCACGTGATCACGCTCGACCCCCAAGTGGAGCAGATGTTGAAGGAAAGTGTGCAGCAGACCACTTTCGGACAGATGCTCGCGCTAGACCCGCAGGTTGCGGAGAGCCTGCTCTCGCACCTGGAGAAGCAAGCGGAGAATGCGGCGGTGTCGGGCAACACACCCGTTCTCCTGTGCTCCAGCTCAATCCGGCTGCCGCTGCGCAAGTTGGTGGAGAGGTCCATCCCGAGCCTGGCCGTGGTTGCCTATAATGAGATCGTGCCCAGAACCGAAGTGAACCCGGTGGGGCGCGTGGCCGCATGA
- a CDS encoding CapA family protein — MWLTYVAGQAIAAAQGAPVSVATVGDLMLNGLAPTPNAFQSLRLYLAMPDVTFGNLETPPTKAGKPTTAKSSRDVAAKRQYVLRADPAWIPLLDGASFDVLSLANNHAMDYGAEGLLDTIAGVSRAGMRVVGAGGNLEEASRPVVLDANGVKVVFLAFLAFRGEGALAACGPASATKAGVNALHGGGNGITDEVRSKLRAAISRARRMANIVLVSYHWGLERHRTPTSYQVALAKATIDAGADGVIGHHPHVLQPYAIYRGKPILYSLGNFTASNHAGPLGETLVFEMRYRDGTLTSLRITPARIRGSFPNRLIGKDAQAGLTRIGDATRDLRRRLGGGN; from the coding sequence ATGTGGCTGACTTATGTTGCGGGGCAGGCAATCGCCGCCGCGCAGGGGGCGCCCGTCAGTGTAGCTACCGTGGGTGATCTGATGCTGAACGGACTCGCGCCCACACCGAACGCGTTTCAGTCGTTGCGGCTGTACCTCGCTATGCCGGACGTAACCTTCGGCAACTTGGAGACACCTCCAACGAAAGCAGGCAAGCCCACCACCGCCAAGAGCTCTCGCGACGTGGCTGCGAAGAGACAGTATGTTCTTCGCGCCGACCCGGCGTGGATCCCGCTGCTGGACGGCGCCTCTTTCGACGTCCTCTCGCTAGCGAACAACCATGCGATGGACTATGGCGCAGAGGGACTGCTCGACACGATTGCGGGGGTATCACGAGCAGGCATGAGAGTGGTAGGAGCCGGTGGCAACCTAGAAGAGGCCTCGCGCCCTGTGGTGTTAGATGCGAACGGTGTAAAGGTAGTGTTTTTGGCGTTTCTGGCCTTTCGCGGCGAGGGTGCACTGGCCGCATGTGGTCCTGCAAGTGCCACGAAAGCAGGCGTCAATGCACTACACGGCGGGGGTAACGGAATCACGGACGAGGTCCGGTCGAAGCTTCGTGCCGCGATCTCCAGGGCCAGGCGGATGGCGAACATCGTTCTGGTGTCATACCACTGGGGGCTGGAAAGGCACCGAACACCCACTAGCTATCAGGTGGCGCTGGCGAAGGCCACGATAGATGCCGGTGCGGATGGAGTGATAGGCCATCATCCACATGTCCTGCAGCCTTATGCCATCTATCGTGGCAAGCCGATCCTATACTCGCTAGGCAACTTCACCGCCTCGAATCACGCTGGCCCTCTCGGCGAAACTTTGGTCTTCGAGATGCGCTATCGGGATGGAACTCTGACATCGCTGCGCATAACACCGGCGCGGATCCGTGGGAGCTTCCCTAACAGGCTGATAGGTAAGGATGCGCAAGCGGGGCTGACGCGCATCGGGGATGCCACGCGCGACCTACGACGACGGCTCGGGGGAGGAAACTAG
- a CDS encoding lytic transglycosylase domain-containing protein, translated as MSEVLGSPEQPRTKRAGGGGGLAPLAGDIASLAREAANRHGVDPDLFERLVSAESGGNPRAVSPAGAMGLAQLMPATAQVLGVEDPFDPVQNLDGGARYLRSMMDRFGDPRLAVAAYNAGPGAVQRYGSVPPYPETVAYVARVLGEE; from the coding sequence ATGAGCGAGGTGCTAGGCAGCCCGGAGCAGCCACGCACAAAGCGGGCCGGAGGAGGCGGAGGGCTTGCACCGCTTGCGGGAGACATTGCCTCGCTAGCGCGTGAGGCTGCGAACCGTCACGGTGTAGACCCTGACCTCTTTGAACGGTTGGTGAGCGCGGAGAGTGGCGGCAATCCGCGGGCGGTCTCGCCGGCGGGAGCCATGGGGCTGGCACAGCTCATGCCGGCGACGGCGCAGGTACTCGGCGTGGAAGATCCCTTCGACCCTGTGCAAAACTTGGACGGAGGTGCGAGGTATCTCCGGAGCATGATGGACCGATTCGGCGACCCGAGACTGGCAGTTGCGGCGTACAACGCGGGTCCCGGCGCGGTCCAACGCTACGGATCTGTGCCACCCTATCCCGAGACCGTTGCCTACGTGGCTCGGGTGCTAGGAGAGGAGTGA
- a CDS encoding FliI/YscN family ATPase, with the protein MKVIAPEPNLAADVAAVRACDPVRVHGRVAQVVGLVLESNGPQAALGEVCIVTDHASGRHVHAEVVGFRESRVLLMPLGPLEGICEGAVVEAGGQRPSVPASDAMLGRVLDGLGRPMDGGPPLPDARPRPLEAMPPNPLERRILDAPLCLGVRAIDALLTCASGQRVGIFSGSGVGKSTLLGMIARNTSAEVNVIALVGERGREVREFIENDLGAEGMSRSILVVATSDQPALVRVKAPLVATAIAEHFRDEGKDVVLMMDSLTRLAMAQREVGLSVGEPPSTRGYTPSVFAMMPRLLERAGTAAVGSITGIYTVLVEGDDTNEPIADHARAILDGHIVLSRALAHQGHYPAIDISQSISRVMPMVVSEEHLETARRFRELLAAYASAEDLIQIGAYQEGSNPLVDKAIQRRDAMNAFLRQKRDERGSLPEALARMQEAIGA; encoded by the coding sequence ATGAAAGTGATTGCCCCTGAGCCCAACCTCGCTGCTGATGTCGCAGCGGTTCGCGCATGCGATCCGGTGCGCGTCCACGGTCGGGTCGCGCAGGTAGTGGGCCTGGTGCTGGAATCGAACGGCCCGCAGGCGGCCCTTGGCGAGGTGTGCATCGTCACTGACCACGCATCCGGACGACACGTTCACGCGGAGGTCGTGGGCTTCAGGGAGTCGCGAGTGTTGCTTATGCCGCTCGGCCCGCTGGAGGGGATTTGTGAGGGAGCGGTGGTCGAAGCGGGGGGCCAAAGACCATCCGTGCCGGCATCCGACGCGATGCTCGGGCGGGTGCTGGATGGGCTTGGTCGCCCCATGGATGGCGGCCCCCCGCTGCCCGACGCTCGTCCCCGCCCTCTCGAGGCAATGCCACCGAACCCACTCGAGCGGCGAATCCTGGACGCACCGTTGTGCCTCGGTGTGCGAGCGATTGACGCGCTGCTGACGTGTGCGAGCGGGCAGAGGGTGGGCATCTTCTCCGGCAGTGGCGTCGGGAAGAGTACTCTGCTCGGGATGATCGCCCGCAACACCTCGGCCGAGGTGAACGTCATCGCTTTGGTCGGCGAGCGCGGGCGCGAGGTGCGCGAGTTCATCGAGAACGATCTAGGCGCCGAGGGGATGAGCAGGTCGATCTTGGTGGTCGCAACGTCCGATCAGCCGGCGCTGGTGCGGGTCAAGGCGCCGCTGGTAGCGACCGCCATCGCAGAGCACTTCCGGGACGAGGGCAAGGACGTCGTGCTGATGATGGACTCCCTGACTCGGCTTGCCATGGCGCAACGAGAGGTGGGGCTGTCGGTCGGCGAACCTCCCAGCACACGCGGCTACACGCCTTCGGTGTTTGCGATGATGCCACGCCTACTCGAGCGAGCCGGTACTGCTGCGGTAGGGAGCATCACGGGCATCTACACAGTACTCGTGGAAGGTGACGACACGAATGAGCCCATTGCCGACCACGCACGAGCCATCTTGGACGGCCACATCGTGCTGTCGCGGGCGCTTGCTCATCAGGGGCACTACCCGGCGATTGACATCAGCCAGAGCATCTCGCGCGTGATGCCCATGGTGGTGTCCGAGGAACACCTCGAGACTGCCCGCAGGTTTCGGGAGCTGCTGGCGGCGTATGCGAGTGCCGAGGACCTCATCCAGATTGGAGCGTATCAAGAAGGCTCCAATCCGCTCGTGGACAAGGCCATTCAGCGGCGTGATGCGATGAACGCGTTTCTGCGGCAAAAACGCGACGAGCGAGGCAGCCTTCCCGAGGCCCTGGCGCGGATGCAGGAGGCCATCGGTGCGTAA
- a CDS encoding secretin and TonB N-terminal domain-containing protein, protein MPFRFLLVLGLVLPAVFAMAQGGSGSVTLQAQELDVRAALRALFTQTGMNYTVDPAVQGSVTISVKDVPFDTALRLVLQQVKAEYVVEGGVYVIRPRSEEPPPVLSAEQPAEQLLEQQPRVEVFTVRHADPYVIMMLLRGEQPMSPEWWTLHNLMGGGMPSFGGFGPGIGGYGPGFGGQQYGGPGGLRQSQWGPGFGPGGVPGMGPGGMSGRGPGGLMGPGGRPGAGNASGGPGGGRGMGASGSQGGIIEEGTLLVDPATNRIIYIPPRR, encoded by the coding sequence ATGCCGTTTCGATTCCTGTTGGTGCTTGGCTTAGTCCTTCCCGCGGTGTTTGCTATGGCGCAGGGCGGGTCCGGCAGCGTCACATTGCAGGCACAGGAACTCGATGTGCGTGCTGCGCTGCGGGCACTGTTCACGCAAACTGGGATGAACTACACAGTGGACCCGGCCGTACAGGGCTCTGTCACCATTTCAGTAAAGGACGTTCCCTTCGATACTGCCTTACGACTGGTGCTTCAACAGGTGAAGGCTGAGTACGTCGTCGAGGGCGGCGTATATGTCATTCGGCCGCGAAGCGAGGAACCGCCTCCTGTGCTAAGTGCCGAACAGCCTGCGGAGCAGCTGTTGGAGCAGCAGCCACGTGTCGAGGTGTTCACGGTGCGGCACGCCGACCCATACGTGATCATGATGCTCCTGCGGGGCGAGCAACCGATGAGCCCGGAGTGGTGGACGCTTCACAACCTAATGGGTGGTGGCATGCCGAGCTTCGGCGGATTCGGACCCGGCATAGGAGGCTACGGTCCGGGCTTCGGTGGGCAGCAGTACGGCGGTCCCGGAGGTCTAAGGCAGAGTCAGTGGGGTCCGGGATTCGGACCCGGCGGTGTACCCGGGATGGGTCCTGGAGGCATGTCGGGTAGGGGCCCAGGGGGCCTCATGGGGCCGGGCGGTAGACCCGGGGCCGGGAATGCATCGGGCGGTCCTGGTGGTGGTCGAGGCATGGGTGCGTCCGGTTCTCAGGGTGGCATCATCGAGGAAGGCACGCTGCTAGTAGATCCCGCCACTAACCGTATCATCTACATCCCACCCCGCCGATGA
- the fliJ gene encoding flagellar export protein FliJ, with product MRKFRFRLESVLRYRRRIEEMKESAFARAHRNRLIAEAQAADLERTRQTVATMELGVDLETRRRREIYLIRLDDLIAAQHQLVEILMRDEDAARKEWLAARREVKALEELRARALRRHEAEVLREEQRDLDEWAILTRKPSPQPSRLGRERKTR from the coding sequence GTGCGTAAGTTCCGCTTCCGGTTAGAGTCCGTGCTGCGGTACCGCCGACGCATCGAGGAGATGAAGGAGTCGGCATTCGCACGTGCACATCGCAACCGTCTGATTGCCGAGGCTCAGGCAGCTGATTTGGAACGCACGAGACAGACCGTGGCCACCATGGAGCTAGGTGTGGACCTGGAAACGCGACGACGACGCGAGATCTATCTTATCCGCCTGGACGACCTGATTGCGGCGCAGCATCAACTGGTCGAAATCCTGATGCGAGACGAAGATGCTGCGCGCAAGGAGTGGCTGGCTGCCCGACGCGAGGTGAAGGCGCTGGAAGAGCTTAGAGCGAGGGCTCTTCGCCGTCACGAGGCCGAAGTGCTACGGGAGGAACAACGCGACTTGGACGAGTGGGCGATCTTGACTCGGAAGCCCTCACCGCAACCATCGCGGTTGGGAAGGGAAAGGAAGACAAGGTGA
- the fliF gene encoding flagellar M-ring protein FliF, with the protein MQGLILKIRAWWNIADKTARTVTIVGVAFLLVTMAVTFYLASKPDFVVLYADLTPADSGKVINKLKDLKVPFRIGADGATIEVPKRQRDEVRMKLAADGLPVQAAGLGKGWLDKSSIGQTQEHERVVMRVMLEEELQKTIESLKPVQAAKVHLTEGQSGPFADQQTAPTANVVVHLGAGEKLAPEQVAGIVHVVTGSVSGMTPRNVSVVDGEGRVLHDGATQGPGGTGIYDVKRQQETAYAAALRSEIERHLEHVLGPGKAIAGVQCVMNFDTEQSERTINTPSAGSVAPAGTPTLPKSSPNVISETTTTETYSSGGTGARGAVGTASNVAGATGGAAATSGAAGRGYSSERRQSEYAFDQEHRSTTRAPGRIEKLSVSVMVDESVKPEQVTAVTQYLNGLLGISDAATPPPGYSVSVNPIAFDKTAKEAAMKAGQANASAARIERYLSLLPSIALILAAILVMKALGKQSIRLEVPQLSPAAAGAGSAPPSLGEPTPGTMPRLQEDTPPQQVETKIEVTPIPTRFNVPFEQIARMVNDNPRTVAMLVKSWLMEDKR; encoded by the coding sequence ATGCAAGGACTGATCCTGAAGATCAGAGCGTGGTGGAATATCGCCGACAAGACGGCCCGGACCGTCACGATTGTCGGTGTCGCGTTTCTGTTGGTCACGATGGCCGTCACCTTCTACTTGGCCTCCAAGCCGGACTTTGTGGTGCTATACGCCGATCTCACACCCGCCGACAGCGGGAAGGTGATCAACAAGTTGAAGGACCTGAAGGTGCCGTTCCGTATCGGGGCCGACGGGGCGACCATCGAGGTGCCGAAGCGCCAGCGTGATGAAGTCCGCATGAAGTTGGCGGCGGACGGTCTTCCGGTACAGGCTGCCGGGCTCGGCAAGGGCTGGCTGGACAAGTCTAGCATCGGTCAGACCCAAGAGCATGAGCGCGTCGTGATGCGCGTGATGCTGGAGGAGGAGCTTCAGAAGACCATCGAGTCGCTGAAACCCGTTCAGGCGGCAAAAGTGCACCTAACGGAGGGCCAATCCGGACCCTTTGCTGACCAACAGACAGCGCCCACTGCAAACGTGGTGGTGCACCTTGGCGCAGGGGAGAAGTTGGCTCCCGAGCAGGTAGCAGGGATTGTTCACGTGGTCACCGGAAGCGTTAGCGGCATGACCCCGCGCAACGTCTCGGTTGTGGATGGCGAGGGCCGAGTGCTGCACGACGGAGCGACGCAGGGACCGGGCGGCACGGGCATCTACGACGTTAAGCGACAGCAGGAAACTGCGTACGCCGCGGCCTTGCGGAGCGAGATCGAGCGCCACTTAGAGCACGTTCTGGGACCCGGGAAGGCGATCGCAGGCGTGCAGTGTGTGATGAACTTCGACACGGAGCAGTCGGAGCGCACCATCAACACGCCTTCTGCCGGCTCGGTGGCTCCGGCCGGCACGCCGACTCTACCGAAGTCCTCTCCGAACGTCATTTCTGAGACGACTACGACGGAAACGTATTCGAGCGGCGGAACAGGTGCGAGGGGAGCCGTTGGCACGGCGTCCAATGTGGCCGGGGCGACAGGGGGTGCAGCCGCCACGTCGGGTGCGGCAGGGCGCGGCTACTCGTCGGAGCGCAGGCAAAGCGAGTACGCGTTCGACCAGGAGCACAGAAGTACTACGAGAGCTCCTGGGCGCATCGAGAAGCTTAGCGTATCCGTCATGGTGGATGAGAGCGTGAAACCGGAGCAGGTGACTGCGGTGACACAGTACCTGAACGGCTTGCTCGGCATCTCGGACGCGGCGACACCACCTCCGGGTTATTCGGTGAGCGTCAACCCCATCGCCTTCGACAAGACCGCGAAGGAAGCGGCGATGAAGGCGGGGCAAGCGAACGCCTCCGCGGCGCGGATAGAGCGCTACCTGTCGCTGCTTCCCTCCATCGCACTCATCCTTGCAGCGATACTGGTGATGAAGGCGCTCGGGAAGCAGTCCATCCGTCTCGAGGTTCCGCAGTTGAGCCCGGCAGCCGCAGGGGCGGGAAGCGCCCCCCCGAGCCTCGGCGAGCCCACCCCAGGCACGATGCCGAGGTTGCAGGAAGACACGCCGCCTCAGCAAGTGGAGACCAAGATCGAGGTTACGCCCATCCCGACCCGATTCAATGTGCCATTCGAGCAGATCGCTCGCATGGTAAACGACAATCCGCGCACGGTGGCGATGCTGGTTAAGAGCTGGCTGATGGAGGACAAGCGATAA
- a CDS encoding tetratricopeptide repeat protein yields the protein MTPDATSVTLHEAARLALKEHRYADAARTLERAVAHDPNDAWAHDKLGIAYQRLGREDDALNQFELAVSLAPDNPVYRYNLGAMLVSAGQSEEGCDHLQRCLELDPNHLTAKDLLNRLCSDSHPTG from the coding sequence ATGACACCGGATGCAACCAGTGTTACACTACATGAGGCCGCCCGCCTGGCTCTGAAGGAGCACAGATACGCGGATGCCGCTCGGACCCTGGAGCGGGCCGTCGCCCATGACCCCAACGACGCATGGGCGCATGACAAACTCGGTATCGCTTATCAGAGACTAGGAAGAGAGGACGATGCTCTGAACCAGTTCGAACTAGCCGTCTCTCTCGCCCCCGACAACCCAGTGTATCGCTATAACCTGGGTGCAATGCTGGTCAGTGCGGGTCAGAGTGAGGAAGGCTGCGACCATCTCCAGCGATGCCTGGAGTTGGACCCCAACCACCTGACCGCGAAGGACCTACTGAATCGGCTCTGCTCGGATTCCCATCCGACAGGCTAA